GAATGCTTTTAAAGGGAGAGCTTGCTCAGTTTGAATGACTTTTTCATCTTCAAGGATATCAATAATATCGTCATAACTTCCAGGGTCACGCATGATGAATCCGTCGATCATGGAATTTCCTACATCAATGATTCCTTCAATCAAGCCATGCGCAATTCGCTCTACAGCTAGCTTATTTACATCGCTTTGTAGCCAGTTCGTTTCCTTCTCAAAAATGTCGAGTAACTGCTCCATATACGCTAATGTTTTATTGATCTGATTTTGATCTACAAAATACATACTGTTCTTCCTCCTCCTATACTTCATACTTCTATCTTACCATATTTATTGCAAAACAAATGAAAGCTCCAAGCAATTTTGCTCGAAGCTTTCATTTTTAATGTTCATTTGTTGGAGTAGATGTTACTTCAGACTGTACTTCCTCTACAACTTCTACTTCTGTTTGCTCTAATTTTACTTTTCCAATCTTTTTCAAGATGAAATACGCACAACCGAAATTACAGTATTCATAAATATAATCTTGGACGGTACTAATTTTGGTTTCATATGTAGATTTGGAATTACGATCTTCGAAAAAGCCTTTTAATCGTAATTGACCATATCCCCAGTCACCCAAAATATAGTCATACTTTAACAGCACTTCGCTAAAGCGTTCATTCAAGGCTTCCTCATCGAACCCATCGCGAAACTCTTCTGTAATTTCATACTGCATACTCTCTAAAATAATCATTTTCTCGTTCACTTCCATTTAACTGCTCGCTTGTCCTTCAAGTTTCAGCAGTTCGTCACCTTGGCGCTGTCTCTCTTTAGCCGAAGCATTAACTTGCTCGTCTGCATGGTAGCTTGAACGCACAAGCGGCCCCGCCTCACAATGAGAGAATCCTTTAGTCATTGCGATTTTACGCAATTCACCAAACTCATCGGGCGAATAATATTTCACTACTTTAGCGTGTTTTTTTGTCGGTTGCAAGTATTGACCAATTGTCATGATATCTACGTCGTGTGCACGAAGATCATCCATTGTCTCAATAATTTCTTCCACTGTTTCGCCGAGTCCGACCATCAATGAAGACTTCGTCGGGATCTCCGGATACATTTCTTTTGCTCGTTGAAGTAATTCAAGTGAACGATCATATGTTGCACGTGCACGAATTCTTGGAGTTAGACGGCGTACGGTTTCAATATTATGGTTTAAAATATCTGGCTTTGCATCCATCAAACGTTGCAAGTTTTCTTTATCTCCACCCATATCCGAAGGGAGTACTTCAATAGTAGTAAATGGATTTTTTCTGCGTATCGCACGAATAGTTTCCGCGAAAATAGCAGATCCTCCGTCTTTTAAATCATCGCGTGCTACGGCAGTGACCACAGCATGTTTCAAATTCATTAATTCAACTGACTCCGCTACGCGTTCCGGCTCAGCAGTGTCAAGTTCATTAGGTAAACCAGTCTTCACAGCACAGAAACGACATGCACGTGTACATACGGCCCCTAGGATCATAAATGTAGCTGTGCGTCGTTCTCCCCAACACTCATGAATATTCGGGCAACGCGCTTCTTCACATACAGTATTCAAGTTTTTCTCGCGCATTAATTTCTTTAAACCTGTATAGTTCTCGTTGGTGTTAAGCTTAATTTTCAGCCAATCTGGCTTTCTAATATGCTCAGATTTTCTTCCCGTCTCAGGTTTGCATGACAACGCTACCGACTCCATTCTGTTGATAGATTCTACTCATGTCAATGTAACATAAATTCAGATAACCTTCAATTATAGATAGCAATTGATTTGAGCTAAGCCGACAGGAGTGATATAAATCGATGACCTAGTGACTCGCTCGAGATTTCATCGTAGTAACTGCGTGATTTTGTTACGCTACTTTACTTGATGTAAGTTTCAGGTCAAAAACACTACTACATATCTCTTCAACTTACGAACTTCAACGTACTATGCCAATTGATCGTAATCGAAAGGCGACAAAAAACACTTGCAACCAACTATCTGGCCGCAAGTGTATATCGTGTACTATTCGATTTTGAATTTCTTTTTGAACTTACTGAGGATTGTAGCATAAAAGATGCTGATAAATAGACCGCCCCAGATGATCATTACTCCGACTAGCATCATGAGGATTGCAGAACCGCTCATTCCTGTATCCATTTATAGCCCCCCTTTATTTTCATCATAATCTGATGTGATTCTTGTGTTGTCTTTCCACTTCAATGATGTGAAGACGATCGACATGACAAATGCCCCTATCGCTACTGGCCAACCAATCGTCCACAAGAAGGATGTTGGATAGCCTTCATAGTTTTCTGCGATATTATCTTTAATTAAGAAGAATAGCATAGTACCTAATACTAATGGTGTGATGAATGATAGCGATACTTTCCACCACCAGCCTAGACGAATATCTGATACTGCATTGGCATGTTGCTCGAACAATCCAAGTTTTCTGAAAACCCAAGCTAGTAAGATGACTTCAACTAGACCAATCACAGCAATACCAAATTGGTTAATAAAGTAATCTGCTACGTCTAAGAAGTATAAACCACCGTTTGTTGCATATAGCATGGAAATGGTTGCCGACAGCCCGATACCGATCGTAACCGAACGACGTCTGGATATGTTGAATTTGTCTGACATACCTGCAATATACGTTTCACAAATCGATATGAGTGATGTAATTCCAGCAAGCGTTAGTGACAAGAAGAAGAATGCGCCGAACAGACCGTTTAATCCTGGCATTTGATTAATAATTTCAGGGAATACGACGAATGCTAGCCCTACACCTGCAGTAGCTACGTCTGCTACATCTACTCCTTGACTAGTTGCCATGAATCCTAGCACCGCGAAAACTCCGATACCTGCCAGTAACTCAACTGAAGAGTTAGCGAAGCCTGTAATAAAGGCGTTATTGGTAATATCTGATTTCTTCGGTAAATAACTAGAATACGTGATCATGATAGCAAATGCGATCGATAAACTGAAGAAGATATGTCCGTACGCTGCAACCCATACACGCGGGTTGAGTAACTTATCGACATCCGGTTTGAAGAATGCATCCAGCCCTACCATAGCTCCGTCTAGTGTGATTGCACGGATGACGACGAATAAGAAAAGTAAGAATAGTACAGGTATAAATATCCGATTCGCCAACTCAATCCCTTTCTTGACTCCACCAAGTAGGATAATGTAACAAATGACCCAGACGAGCAACAATGGCAATGCCACGCCTCCAACGAGTCCTCCGACGTCCCCAGGATTATCCGCTAAGTTCAGGACGTCCCCGAAGAAGAATGCTTCTGGATCTTTCCCCCATGATAAGCCAAATGAATAGACCGTATACTTCATGGCCCATGCGATGATGACAGCATAGTAAGTAGATATGACGAAAGATACAAAGATCCCCCACCAGCCTAGAAACTCCGTCTTTTTCCCATTCAAACGGAAAAATGAAAGTGGAGCAGATCCACGATATTTATGACCAATTGTAAATTCCATGATCAAAATCGGGATACCAGCTGTTAAAAGGGCAAATAAGTACGGGATAAAAAATGCGCCGCCTCCATTTTCATACGCAACATAAGGGAAGCGCCAAATGTTTCCGAGTCCTATAGCTGAACCAACCGCGGCCAATATAAAACCTGCTCTCGTTCCCCACTGTGAACGATTTTCCATACAACTCACCTCTTTTTTGTTATTTTACAAAACTTATTACATTTCGATTTATTCTGATAACTCTAGTTCTGTACATTTAGTATAAACAGCCTAATTAGAGATGTCAAAACAAATTTAGACTAAGAATGAAGTAATTATCACTCTTAGTCTAAAAGGTAAACTATGCTATTTGCTCTACGCGTTTCTTTCCTTTGACACTCAAATACGTAAATAAAACTATTAAGGTAATAATAACAGCTACTAAACCGATCCAGACAGACCCAGTTAGACCCAGAACGACATACCCAATCACTGCTACACTCGCTGCGACAAGCGCATAGGGCAACTGTGTGGAGACGTGATCCATGTGGTTACAACCCGCTCCGGTAGAAGATAGGATTGTCGTATCGGAAATCGGTGAACAGTGATCTCCGAATACCGCTCCTGCGAGTACTGCCGCTAATGCTGGCAACAATAATTCAGGTGCCGCATTGACCATAATCGTACCTGCAATCGGCATTAAAATACCGAAAGATCCCCATGAGGTACCTGTCGAGAACGCCATTAATCCTGCTAATACGAAGATCAATACCGGAAGGAAGCTGACAGGAATATTCATTCGTTCTACCATCGTAGAAAGGAATAGACCCGTATCTAGCGAAGCTATTAAGTCAGTCAATCCCCAAGCGAAGATTAAAATAAGAATCGCAGGCATCATGGCCTTTATCCCGCTAATGAACGCGCGCCCCATCCAGGACACACTGGCTGTTTCGTTTTTCTTCATTTGTAAAATATATAACAACATGGCTAGCAATGTAGCCGTTACACCACCTATTACTAACGAGAATGGTACATCGGTATTTTCAAAAATAGCCCAAATATCGAAAATACCCGCTTCTTTATAGCCTGTATAAATCATCATACCGAGCGTTACCGCAATCAACGTGACGATCGGTGCAACCAAGTCGCGAACTTTCCCATACATATGCTCTGGGAATTCTTCTTTCAACTGGCCAGGGATTTCTTTATCTTGGTCATATAGCTCGCCTTCATTCATTGCGCGATCTTCATGTTTCTTCATTTCAAAGAAGTCATTATTCGTCCAAGCGAAGAAGAAGACCATCGACAATGTGGCAATGACATAGAAGTTCATCGGTGCCATCAAGACGAAGGCAGTTAATGGTGAATAGCTGACTGCTGCTGTCGTACCTAAAATAAGTGCAAGTTGTCCAATCAAGAACGCACCCCAACTAGAGATGGGGGATACGACACAAATGGGTGCCGACGTAGAGTCAATGAAATACGCCAACTTTGCACGAGAGATCTTGTGCTGGTCCGTGATCGGTCTTGCAATCTGTCCAACTGCTAATGAATTGAAATAGTCATCCACGAAAATGGCAATTCCAAGCCCCATCGTCAACAGCTTTGCTCCACGTTTCGTACGGATGCGAGTGACTGACCAACATGCAAATGCGGCACTTCCTCCAGATAGACTGACAAATGCAGTAATGACACCTAATAATAATAGAAATAACATAATGAATATATTGTATGTATTGAGCCCGCCATCATAAAAAGAAACTGTCATGGCCCTCCATACACCTTTTACTGTCTCAAGCGGAGCAAAGTTCGCTATAAGTAAAGCGGCTGTAACAATTCCTGCTCCTAATGATAATAATACTCTCCTCGTCGCTAACACCATCACGATGGCGATAATAGGAGGCAAAATAGAGACCCACGATCCGATCATTGTAATTCCTCCTCTTTCTAGTTGCTAGATGATATCGAAATGCAGAAGATCTTTCGAAGAGTGGAAAGCCTATAGTATCCTGTAATTTCCCGATAAAAAAAGCCGCCCCCACAGGCAATACCATACGTGTAGGGGTCGGCCAACCAATTCATCAAGCAACACATGAATAAATCGCAGTACAATTGGCTACTGTAGCTCTCCATACATTGATCAGTGTATGACAGTGTCATTCCTCTTCGAAATGACCCCAACTTGAGAAGCAGACTCTTCTCAAACTTCGGCATTGCCTCCTTTCGCTAGCGGTCATAGATGTCACTCTCTCGCTAGGTACTTATAAACAATGCAGCCTCTACGTAAGTCTCGATATTCTTCTGTTCTCAGTGTAGCAATAATCGACAACGTTCACAATACCTTTTACTCCTTCTTTTCAAGCGGAACTTCGATTTGCGCTGGCGTTTGCTCTCCTTTCGAATAAATTTGCGGTACCTTCCCTCTAATCAAGCCAATTGCAATCGGTATTTTCTGTTCTACTACGCTCCTGCTTGTAGCTAGCGGAACGATAATCTGCACATTGACTTGTAACATTAGATACACTTCTACATACGCGTTATTGATACCAAATTCACGAATATCCGTTTCTACTGTTGCATGTACATCTCCAACGACGTGGAAGCGGATCGGGATTTTTGGCCCCAAGTTACCGAGCAACGGAATATTCGCCGCTTGCCCAATCGGAACGAAAAAGACAATCCCTTGTTCTTTTTCCATCTGGTCGGGATTATACTCGAGATCTCCGAGTGGCGGTAACATATCTAAATCTCCGCCCTCTGCACGTTCTAGATGATTTTCTACAAGCTGATGAATTTCTGACATGACCTGGCTAATGATTTCCGAGTTAAACTTGGTCGTCACCGTATCTGTCGTATCATCGGGGACGTTTTCGATAATTTCATTGACATCGTAAACGCTGGTGGACCGGTTGTTAATAGCTTGACTGATGACGTGGCTGGCTATTTTTTGCGTTTGTACTTCAGCATATTGTGTGTAGATTGGCGTTAGCTGTTTATTAACCATATAGAAAAACATCGCCACTCCCACCAAAATGCCCGGGATGACAAAGCGCAGTATGATTTTGCCATAATTATTTCTCTTTGGCCGTTTTTGATTTGTATAAAACCGCATACAAACGCCTCCTACTTCACATTATGCGAAATAGGAGGCGTACATAACTAGCGTTCATTGAAATATTTTCTTCCATACCAACCGAGAATATCGCGAAGCATTTCTGGCATAATATATTCCTTCTTCGCTTCTTTTAGTACTGGATAGAAAAAGCCAAACGTGAACATATCCAGTGTTGCCAATGTATACATCTCACCTGGCTCCACTAAACGGTTTCCCGCGAATAATTGTCCGTCGGTGTTACGGTATAAGTGCTCATGTATCATGCTGCCCATCAGTGTGCCACGAAAACCAAGACCTTTTATCGGAAGTTCCGTCCACTTTGGATCAAGTGACTGCTCGTAAACCGTCAACAAATCAGTACCATCCAAATGAATCAGGCACGGATTGATCGGATGAGGCAATAATGAATGCAAATCCCCTTTCGTCACCCAACCTTTATCTAAGCTACCAAGGAATATCCCTGCGTTGAATAGTGCACAGTCGGCATCCAGATACGTTAGTAACGCACGGCCGAACAGCGAGGATAATGGGCTGTCGCCTGTTAGACGCTGTGATAAAGGTGAAGGGTTATAAAATACTGGAACTTGCAAAGTTGCTTCTCCTTTAGCAAATAAGGAATTCACTTCTTCTATATCCTCTTCTGTCATTTCCATTAGTTGTGTCGAAAAAACTTCTGCTTGCATATGAACGACTTGACCTGTTATTCGGTCTATATCGACTTGAACATGACCGACATAATGACCGAACTTTTCTGCTGCCGCAAGTAATGTGTCGTCAATCCACTCGCCATTCGGCAATAAGTGATGGGTGTGTGCGCCTAAAATAACATCGATCTCTGGGCACTGCGCAGCCAATAGACGATCTTGATTGATTCCTAAATGAGAGAGACAAACAATGACATCGCATTGAGGACGCAAGTTGCGTGCCACTTCCATCAATGCTGCGTGCGGTTCGGCTACGCTCCAGCCAAGTTGATCATAAAAAGCATAGTATGGCGCTGTGGCCCCTATGACACCGATACGCACACCTTCTGCGGTCTCCAATACTTTAGATGTCTTCGCCCAATAGGGTAGCTTACCATCTACTTCCATCAGGTTGCAAAGCACTACATCAAATTTCGCATCTTCATATACTCTATTCAGCGCTTCCTTAGACATAGTGATTCCTTCATTGTTTCCAATGGTCACTGCGTCATATCCTGCTTTATTTAATAATTCAATATTTCCTTTACCTTCTGTTCCCTCGGTAAATGGATGAGATCGATCAATATGGTCTCCAATATCAAATAAAAAGTAACTCTCTCCATCGGCTTCAGCTTGTTGCTTGCGCTGCTGAAGGAAGTGATGGATTTGCGGCCAGTTTTCGAAATGACTATGGATGTCATTCGTATGGTAAATGTGAATCGTCGCTACCGTTTCTTTCATATGTGTCAACCCCAAATCCCCTCATAAATGGAACGTAGTCCAAAGACGAGTAAAATGATGCGTATGACTAAAACTAAAGTATCTGATTTCATTTTGCTATTTAAGTAGGCACCAAGCATTCCACCGAAATAGGCGCCCGGCACGACAGGAATGGTATAGAGCCACGGCACATGACCGAGTGAAATATGCGAAATCGAGTTGACGATTGCTGATAAGAACACCATTAGCATCGATGTCGCGACCGCTACATGCGGTGGGAACAAGAATAATAAAATCATAGCCGGTACGACCATCGTCCCGCCACCGATTCCGAATAATCCAGACGTAAACCCAATGAATAATGCCAATAGGATGGCGAACCAAATCGGGTATCCGTAAATATGCGTTTGTCCTTGGGGGTCTGTGAACTTGATTTTCTTCCCATTGTCTACGAACCATTTAATCGGCTTCAAATATTTTCTCGTTAGTAACAGTGTAGATAAAACAATGAGCAATATACCAAAATATAAATTAAAAGATTGCAAACTTACGTTTTTATTGACCAACGCGCCGAGTACGATACCTGGTATACTAGCAGTAAAAAATAGAAATGCACTGCGATAATCAATCGTCTTCACTTTCATATAGGACAGTGTCGATCCAAGTCCATTCGCAATCATCATGATCACCGACAGACCTACTACGCTCTGCGGAGTGATATCCGGAATCATGCCTAGATTTAAACCGATAAACAAAGTGACAGGAACCAAAATCGTTCCGCCCCCGAGACCGGCAATCGAACCGATAATGCCGGACGCCAGACCAATCAAGGCGAGTACTACAAATTCCATTACTGATCCCCCTCAAATAAATCCATCTGCTTGGTGAGAGGCTGACCGTATTCTATGCCGAGTAATCCTGCAAATTGTTTAGCGTTCTTTGCTGCATGCTGACCAGAGTTATTATTAAAGATGACAAACACTTCTTCTGTCTGCTTCTCAAGATGGGTGACGATTTCACTCATACTCTTTAATTCTTTTTCATTGTAATCATACAGATAGCGGACTTTACGCCATGCTTTACTATCGCCCATCGTATTGACCCAACCTTGATCATTGCGCCCGTGGAGACGTAACAAAACTCTCGGATCGGTCGCAACCGGCACAAGCGGTACACTGCCGTCCCCTACTTGCGGCTCATCACAGACCACATGAATGATGTTCAAGCTTTTCAGGAAATCGAGTGTTTTCTCTCGGTAAGCTTGCGAATACCATGTTTGATTGCGAAACTCTACAGCAATTGGCAACGGTTGTAATTGCTCATGCACATAGCGAATGCGATCCACATTTTCCTTCTTACAATTAAACCACGGTGGAAACTGTACAAGGACCATCGCCAGCTTCCCAGCTTCAACAAACGACGTCATCGATAGTTTGAACAGCGAGAACATCTCCTCTTCGGAATCATACGGGAGCTTCCCACGCTGATGACCTGTGATGCCCTGATAAGCTTTTACGACGAATTGGAAATGAGCAGGCGTTTCCTCTGTCCACTTATCCATTACCTTTTTCGATTGTATTGCATAAAACGTCGAATCCAGCTCAACGATTGGAAAATGCTTACTATAATCTATCAGTTTTTTATTCGCGACTGTATTTTCATTATATAGGCTTGGATGGTCTCCCCACCCTGTCAGGCCTACATGTATCATGGAAAGCCCCCCTCTTTTTATCTTTAGCTTAGTGTATCATATCTGATGTACTTTCGGAAAAGTCGTACTTTCCAACTCGATTTTACTAGTTTCGATAGTGTGCTTAATCGGATTCATTTCACTTCTACATAAAAAAGCGTCTCGGGAAACGATTCCCGAAACGCTACCTTTCTATTTAACCTCGCCAAGCGCTCATTCCACCGCGTACATTCGTTACATTCACAAATCCTGCTTTTTTGAGTTGCCCTGCAGCATTCGAACTGCGCATACCGCTTTGACAGATGACGATGACTTCTTGATCTTTCTTCAATGTTCCCATTTTATTTGAAAGTACATTCAATGGGATATTCTTAAATTCCTTTATATGGCGTGCTGCATATTCAGCCGGTGAACGGACATCGATCAATTGGATATTCCGATCTTTCACTCTGTCTTTTAATTGTTCAGTCGTGATTGAATGCACACCTTTTGCCGACTTCATTCGCCAAACTACTAGTCCGACGAGGAGTGCTATAATCATCCATCCCATATGTGGTGCCTCCTATTAGTGAGTCCATTCCATGATGACGAGAATGACACCCATCACCGCAAATGCTATGTTACCGATACAAAAGCGCGGAAATAATTTCTTTTCCATATCTTCTGCTGACCGGATTGTGCAGCTTCGATTGAATAAAATTTGTTTGAATGTATTCATGCGTCCAGTGCAGCGTGAATACTTGCTGGATCAAAGCCGATAATCCATTTACCATTCAACTGTGTTTGTGGAACGCCCATCTGTCCCGTTATTTTCATCAGTCGCTCTCCTTCTTCCGGATGTGTAGAAACATTGATCGTCTCATAAGGCACATGGATTTCATCTAGATAATTCGTCATCATCGTGCAGTAAGGACAAGTAGAAGATACATATACAGTTGCTTTTTCAGTCACGTGAAAAACTCCTTTTCATTTGGTTGTACCTTTATTATATACCCCAGCAGGTATAAAATCAACGAATTGATTTCGTGTTAGGATGGCATTTATCTTTCTTGTAATACATGCTATTATCTTTAGCTAAAAATGAACTGTATTGAAACATACCCCATTCCCCAACACTACATAGGCAAATAAAAAACAAGCGTGTCTCGATGGACATACTTGTTTTTTATCATAAGTCGACTCATTTCTGCTTACATTTATCTGCTTCCTGTGTTCACTCGATCTCCTGCCAACTTATCTTTTGCCTCATTATACTGCTGGGCTAATTGTGCGACATAATCTTTTGTTGGTTGTACTTTATCGATGATACCGATTCCTTGACCGCAGCCCCAAATATCTTTCCAAGCTTTTTGCCCCGTGTCTCCCCCGAAATTCATTTTACTAGGATCACTTTCCGGCAAATTATCCGGGTCCAAACCTGAAGCTCGGATCGACGTAGCTAAATAATTCCCGTGTATCCCTGTGAAATAATTACTGTACACAATATCATCTGAAGTGGCGTCTAAAATGGCCTGCTTATAATCATCAACTGCTCTCGCTTCTTCCGTAGCAATGAATGGTGATCCGATGTACGCAAAGTCTGCACCCATTGCTTCCGCTGCCAATACGCTTCCGCCTGTTGCTATAGAACCTCCAAGAGCAAGTGGTCCATCAAACCATTCCCGAATTTCTTGAATGAGCGCAAACGGACTCTTCGGACCCGCGTGCCCACCTGCCCCGGCCGCTATCGCAATTAACCCATCTGCCCCTTTCTCAATTGCTTTTTTCGCGAATGAATTATTGATGACGTCATGCAAAACGATTCCACCGTAACTATGGGCAGCCTCATAGACGTCTTCTCTCGCGCCTAGTGAGGTAATAATGATGGGAACTTTATACTTCACACAAAGCGCCATATCTTCTTGCAATCTTTCATTGGATCGGTGAACAATTTGATTAATCGCAAAGGGAGCCGCCGGTTTAGTAGGATTTTTTGCATTATAATCTGCTAGCGCTTCTGTAATCTCGATTAACCACTCTTCCAGTTGTGCAATTGGCCTTGCGTTTAAAGATGGCATAGAACCGATGACTCCTGCTTTACACTGCTCAATCACCGTCTTAGGATTACTAATAATGAACATGGGGGAGGCTATCACCGGAAGACTCATACTCTTTTTCAATTCTGCTACGTTCATCATACACACTCTCCTCTTTTGTAATCGCTTTCAAATTTACATTATGCTTTTCTGTAAAAAAACGCACACCCTCTACTTTTGAAAACTACAAGATCTAACAAGTCCATCTTTTATACATGTATATACATGTATTTTACTTGATTTATTTGAGTTGTCAATCAATTTATGAATCTAGATTCATTTTTATGTGGATGAACTTTTGAATTCGTCTATCACTTTCTGTAATGCACCCAACTTCTCCAGCAAATCCATATACTCTGCCTTCCCTATAGCCCCTTCAATTTGTTCCTGTACTTGTACCCAAATAGGCGTGGCATCATTTAATTTCTCGTAGCCTAATTTGGTGATCGTGACCACTTTTGTTCTCGAGTCCTGTTCTGCTCTCTTGATCTGTACATATCCTGCTTCGTTTAATATATTCAAATTACGCGTGACGGTCGTTTGATCCAGCAACATCATCTCGCCTAATCTACTAATTGAAATATCAGGCGATGTATAAATATTGCCAAGCATATAATATTGGGTGATCTTCAATCCAGTAGGTTTCAACAGATGATTGTATAACTGCGTAAGTGAACCCGATACCGTACGAAGATTGGCACTGGCACATACGTCAATTATATACTTCGCTTGCTCCTGATCTAGATTTTTATTCATACTCTCCACCCCTTTCCTTAAAATAAAGATAACAAACTTTTCAGTCATCCTTGACAATGTATACTATTCTATACTAGTGTACATCTACGCGCATCATTTTTAAAGTCGTATTTCTCGACATACGT
This window of the Sporosarcina ureae genome carries:
- a CDS encoding MarR family winged helix-turn-helix transcriptional regulator translates to MNKNLDQEQAKYIIDVCASANLRTVSGSLTQLYNHLLKPTGLKITQYYMLGNIYTSPDISISRLGEMMLLDQTTVTRNLNILNEAGYVQIKRAEQDSRTKVVTITKLGYEKLNDATPIWVQVQEQIEGAIGKAEYMDLLEKLGALQKVIDEFKSSST
- a CDS encoding rhodanese-like domain-containing protein produces the protein MGWMIIALLVGLVVWRMKSAKGVHSITTEQLKDRVKDRNIQLIDVRSPAEYAARHIKEFKNIPLNVLSNKMGTLKKDQEVIVICQSGMRSSNAAGQLKKAGFVNVTNVRGGMSAWRG
- a CDS encoding glutaredoxin family protein; this encodes MTEKATVYVSSTCPYCTMMTNYLDEIHVPYETINVSTHPEEGERLMKITGQMGVPQTQLNGKWIIGFDPASIHAALDA
- a CDS encoding NAD(P)H-dependent flavin oxidoreductase — protein: MMNVAELKKSMSLPVIASPMFIISNPKTVIEQCKAGVIGSMPSLNARPIAQLEEWLIEITEALADYNAKNPTKPAAPFAINQIVHRSNERLQEDMALCVKYKVPIIITSLGAREDVYEAAHSYGGIVLHDVINNSFAKKAIEKGADGLIAIAAGAGGHAGPKSPFALIQEIREWFDGPLALGGSIATGGSVLAAEAMGADFAYIGSPFIATEEARAVDDYKQAILDATSDDIVYSNYFTGIHGNYLATSIRASGLDPDNLPESDPSKMNFGGDTGQKAWKDIWGCGQGIGIIDKVQPTKDYVAQLAQQYNEAKDKLAGDRVNTGSR
- a CDS encoding DUF72 domain-containing protein; the encoded protein is MIHVGLTGWGDHPSLYNENTVANKKLIDYSKHFPIVELDSTFYAIQSKKVMDKWTEETPAHFQFVVKAYQGITGHQRGKLPYDSEEEMFSLFKLSMTSFVEAGKLAMVLVQFPPWFNCKKENVDRIRYVHEQLQPLPIAVEFRNQTWYSQAYREKTLDFLKSLNIIHVVCDEPQVGDGSVPLVPVATDPRVLLRLHGRNDQGWVNTMGDSKAWRKVRYLYDYNEKELKSMSEIVTHLEKQTEEVFVIFNNNSGQHAAKNAKQFAGLLGIEYGQPLTKQMDLFEGDQ